A stretch of the Balaenoptera musculus isolate JJ_BM4_2016_0621 chromosome 18, mBalMus1.pri.v3, whole genome shotgun sequence genome encodes the following:
- the LOC118884441 gene encoding ferritin heavy chain-like, with the protein MTTASPSQVRQNYHQDSEAAINRQINLELYASYVYLSMSYYFDRDDVALKNFAKYFLHQSHEEREHAEKLMKLQNQRGGRIFLQDIKKPDRDDWENGLNAMECALHLEKSVNQSLLELHKLATEKSDPHLCDFIETHYLNEQVKSIKELGDHVTNLRTMGAPESGMAHYLFDKHTLGNSDNES; encoded by the coding sequence ATGACGACCGCGTCCCCTTCGCAGGTGCGCCAGAACTACCACCAGGACTCGGAGGCCGCCATCAATCGCCAGATCAACCTGGAGCTATACGCCTCCTACGTCTACCTGTCCATGTCGTACTATTTTGACCGCGATGATGTGGCATTGAAGAACTTTGCCAAATACTTTCTTCACCAATCTCATGAGGAGAGGGAACATGCCGAGAAACTGATGAAGCTGCAGAACCAGCGGGGTGGCCGAATCTTCCTGCAGGATATCAAGAAACCAGACCGTGATGACTGGGAGAATGGGCTGAATGCAATGGAATGTGCGCTACACTTGGAAAAAAGTGTGAATCAGTCACTACTGGAACTGCACAAATTGGCCACTGAGAAAAGTGATCCCCATTTGTGTGACTTCATTGAGACTCATTACCTGAATGAGCAGGTGAAATCCATTAAAGAATTGGGTGACCACGTAACCAACTTGCGCACGATGGGGGCCCCCGAATCTGGCATGGCACATTATCTCTTTGACAAGCACACCCTGGGAAATAGTGATAATGAAAGCTAA